A segment of the Deltaproteobacteria bacterium genome:
GATGATCGCATGAGCACGGCCTCGGCAACGACTCTGGGGCATCTCCCAAATCGCGCGCCGGCGCAGTTTCTCCGGGCGCGCCGCCGGGCCGCTGTCGTGCTGATCGTGATCGCTACATTGATCGCGGCAAGCTTCTGGTCGCTCAACTTACAATGGGCAAACTTCTTCTCAGCCAGTTCGATGGGCCGCATGACGAAGTTTCTTGGCGAGCTCTTGACGCCGTCGCGAGAGGCAACTTTTCTCGCCAAGCTCGCGATAGCCAGCCTAGAGACCTTGGCGATGTCGGCGCTCGGCACCATGCTCGCCGCCCTTGGCGGCCTGGTTTTAGCGCTGCCAGCGAGCCAAAGCCCCGGCGTCGAAAGTTCGCTCGCTCGCGCCCCGGTGCGCTTAATTCTTAACGTGCTGCGTTCGATTCCCGAGCTAGTATGGGCGGCTTTGCTGCTGATTTCCGCCGGGCTTGGGCCCTTTGCCGGCACCCTGGCATTGGCGATGCACACGGCTGGAGTGCTTGGTCGGTTATTCGCGGAAGCGATCGAGAACGCACCCACCGCTCCGGCGTTTGCCCTGCGGGTGCAAGGTGTGCCGCCGGGTCGAGTGTTTCTTTACGCCACTTTGCCGCAGGTGCTGCCGCAAATCATCTCTTACTCGCTCTATCGCTGGGAGAACAACATCCGCGCCGCGGCGGTGCTCGGCGTCGTCGGCGCCGGCGGCTTGGGGCAGATGCTCGCCTTTCACATGGGACTTTTCCATATGAAAGAGGCGAGCTCGGTGTTGATCGCGATGATGCTTCTGGTTTCGCTCGTCGACTTTCTTTCCTACCTGACGCGCCGCCTAATGGCACGCTGAAATTTTTCGATCGTCGGCCCGCCGTGGCATGGGTTTGC
Coding sequences within it:
- the phnE gene encoding phosphonate ABC transporter, permease protein PhnE, which encodes MSTASATTLGHLPNRAPAQFLRARRRAAVVLIVIATLIAASFWSLNLQWANFFSASSMGRMTKFLGELLTPSREATFLAKLAIASLETLAMSALGTMLAALGGLVLALPASQSPGVESSLARAPVRLILNVLRSIPELVWAALLLISAGLGPFAGTLALAMHTAGVLGRLFAEAIENAPTAPAFALRVQGVPPGRVFLYATLPQVLPQIISYSLYRWENNIRAAAVLGVVGAGGLGQMLAFHMGLFHMKEASSVLIAMMLLVSLVDFLSYLTRRLMAR